The stretch of DNA GTTTCGTGTTACGGACTTAAATTGGAAGCAAAAAATCAATGATGGCAAAGGCACCATTATTGTCGGTTGGCAGGATGTAACGAATTATGCGGATGTTTACGCTCTAGCAAGCCCGTGGTCTGGCTTTACTAACTTGGTATTCTCGACAGGCTCAGGTGCGATGGGCTTACCGGATGACGGTGTATTGGCCCTTTCTGCCGGTCATATGCTAGGCGAAAACTTTTATGTGGTCGGTGGTATCGCTGATGCAAATGGTCAGTCAGATGATATTTTTGATGGCTTTGATAGCGCTTTTGGTAGTGATGCGTCTTACTTTACAACACTTGAATTAGGTTGGACGGCTTCACAAGACCTGATTTATACAGACAACTTCCATGTGACGTTCTGGGATTTTGGTGACGATACTCGCCACAGTAATAGCCTTGCAACTGAAGGCGGCTCAGGTGTCAATTTCTCATGGAGTCAGTTTATCACGCCGCAAGTTATGCCGTTTGTGCGAGGTGGTTTCTCAGAAGGTGATGTTGCCCTTTACGATAAATCAATCTCTGTTGGTATGGGATATTTCGGGTTAGGAAAACCGACGAACAACCTTGGTGTTGCGCTAAACTGGGCGGAAGTGAATGGCGATTCTTTTGAAGCTGATGCGAAGGCGATAAGTGGCAGTACAGAGCAATGGACGGCTGAAATTTACTACAACATGCAACTCAACGATTTCATCCAAGTGACACCTGATATTCAATACATTAAAGATCCAGCTTTCTCCAATGAAAGTAGCGCTTGGGTGTTTGGTGTTAGAGCGAGAGTCTTTATCTAACTTCTCTGTTTGTTAATCGCTGAAACGTAAAGAATAGATGTAAAAAGTGAGCCTGTTTGGCTCACTTTTTTTGTCTTAGGTCTGTATCAAAAGCGGCTATGCTTTTTCGGCTTTGGGCGTGTCATCGAGTGCGAAGTAGATTTTTGAAACAATAATCTCTGCGACCAAAATCGTGAATACCACAGCGAAGAATGCCACCACACCATTCCATGGGCCTGTGAAGTCTACCTTGTCGCCAAACAAGATATTGATGGCTTCCAACATCACAAACTTAGAGCCCACCAAAATCACGTAACTGGATAAACCGCGATAAATCTTAGGCGCTGTACCCGGTTTAGATTTGAAGTAATCTGCGAGCTTATGTTCTAAGCCAATAGACAGTTTGAGCAGGAGTTGTAGCAGAATCGCAGCTGCAAATGAGATGGTGAAAGACTCGATATTGACGAAGTCCCAGTATTCATCAAAAAAATTAAGAACCGTTAAATCGACGAGTACCGCAAGCGTGTATCCGACAAAGAGTCGTTGGGGCGTATTAAATCCATATACTTTTTCTATATTGCTCATCTACTTCTTCCTGAGTAAAGGGTTATAAAAAACTTAGAAGATAATCCTATAATTTTCAATCGCTTATTGTTTTATATGCGAAATAGGTCTTAAAGTCAGTTTGGCGCATTATGGTAAGTAAGCGTTTTAAGAATGATTCAAGATAAGACTTCAATTTAGACAGAGGCGCATATGATTATTCATTTTAGAATCCAAGACGTAGAAGAACTTTGGGGAGCCATCGATTTAGCAACGCTCTTGCAGCTGGAACTGAGAGCAGTATCAACCACACCGTTAACTCTCTGATTGAATTAGTTAAGTTACCAATTACACTTGAAGCATAAGTTTGAATGGAGTCAACTTAATGCTTTCACCCCTATCGCACTATCCCCGTTCTATTATTCTGCTCTTAATGGGCCTCAGTTCTTCCTCGGCCTATGCATCCAATGAATTGATTCAGAACCGCTTAGAGAAGATATTTTCTGTGTCAATTGCGCTGACTGACAGCGATGCCATTTCAATTGGCTTTGTGGATTTTGATCCTAATTCGTTTATCAATTTAAACGACAGTGGTTTTGGATCCGATAAAACCATCGATACTCGAAGCCAAGTGAGTGTGGGCTCCATCCCTTACTCTTCCGTGATTAAAACGGATGACCCTGACTTCGACCTTATTTGGTCTGTGCGAGGGTCTTATGCGCTTTCTGAACAGGATATTGAGATCTCATCAGATGTGACTCCTGACCGTCGTGTTAACCCAAATGAAGACTCGGTATTGGGCCTGTATGGCTTTTTCGGAGGGCAAAACCATTTAAACCAGCATTGGTCTATCGCCTATGGGTTAGGCACTCACTTGCTCTATTACCGCAATAAATACGAATACAACAACAGCTACTCTCAAGCATTTCAATCTCAGCTAGATGGCTACGCATTGAAT from Vibrio splendidus encodes:
- a CDS encoding carbohydrate porin, with the translated sequence MMNSRFSKVSMAIVMAASPMSGVVYGANFEGPDSVENTIAEQKAQKKSWRESLAEDGFTFGADYFALGLTSGDGVGGDSVDASSGVARLYGSWHLLGNGTQNSGSLVWKVEHRHAYGDTPPKDYSFGPLGYVGAIGPAYSDQGFRVTDLNWKQKINDGKGTIIVGWQDVTNYADVYALASPWSGFTNLVFSTGSGAMGLPDDGVLALSAGHMLGENFYVVGGIADANGQSDDIFDGFDSAFGSDASYFTTLELGWTASQDLIYTDNFHVTFWDFGDDTRHSNSLATEGGSGVNFSWSQFITPQVMPFVRGGFSEGDVALYDKSISVGMGYFGLGKPTNNLGVALNWAEVNGDSFEADAKAISGSTEQWTAEIYYNMQLNDFIQVTPDIQYIKDPAFSNESSAWVFGVRARVFI
- a CDS encoding Solitary outer membrane autotransporter beta-barrel domain, producing the protein MLSPLSHYPRSIILLLMGLSSSSAYASNELIQNRLEKIFSVSIALTDSDAISIGFVDFDPNSFINLNDSGFGSDKTIDTRSQVSVGSIPYSSVIKTDDPDFDLIWSVRGSYALSEQDIEISSDVTPDRRVNPNEDSVLGLYGFFGGQNHLNQHWSIAYGLGTHLLYYRNKYEYNNSYSQAFQSQLDGYALNTSAWALVAEPSVKLQYLQPKEWGSWNVSSRVRYFYGTGWGEANDGDIGNPEGMRFINELEFRQNVALDAWSLNNPQIHYNLTRIDVAGDLTAPLDTHYYYEFGAGLVFDVPYDSYFFDNFGIGINFNYGSSLSGGSLLFLLNN